In Lathamus discolor isolate bLatDis1 chromosome 12, bLatDis1.hap1, whole genome shotgun sequence, a genomic segment contains:
- the LOC136020963 gene encoding myosin regulatory light chain 2A, cardiac muscle isoform-like: protein MAVPMSPTGADPEETILNAFKVFDPEGKGLKSAYIKEMLMTQGERFSQEEIEQMFAAFPPDMSGNLDYKNLVHVITHGEEKD from the exons ATGGCTGTGCCCATGTCACCCACAGGAGCAGACCCGGAGGAGACCATCCTGAATGCGTTCAAGGTGTTCGATCCAGAGGGAAAAGGACTGAAATCTGCCTA CATCAAAGAAATGCTGATGACCCAGGGCGAGAGGTTTTCCCAGGAAGAG ATCGAGCAGATGTTCGCAGCCTTCCCTCCAGACATGTCTGGCAACCTGGATTACAAAAACCTCGTCCATGTCATTACACACGGCGAAGAGAAGGACTAA
- the LOC136020786 gene encoding coiled-coil domain-containing protein 63-like isoform X1, translated as MRKSKGLGHPSRQDLSDEPVKVSERTAVSEINSLQKQFRIATEKRKSYSTNLKQQILAQEKEIESLTQEQREVSLRIGQIMSAKNRMLDDRNCKEAQDLLQIRYQYDCLIRERKALLAVLDKQIAELEKKVEKQNLIARKAKQANCHKQLQKQIDTLEMRLYNANVRFSTILAKNNKLREEIESLQIQKAVLDKFYFKLHTKLDQQKKRMNAAVEQTAQAYEQLSEAQTRIAAMIERHRADIAQYHIEMQEQEHILARESKLKAFTLARFTDRSELEEQAKKKRDLKAAQRAKKSQGECFQTREVAYKRLLELAEDGNVDQLLNSFIEKEQKRFACFLYASELNDDVQKLQRKIKEVQIEIASLVKGQKQAETKNFRRTKELEKKLTETTEEANRYEDLCKERSKTLGQLKSSMEVLLKTINCDTTDIRKQLGEKGEVTDLNLMKYFGLMEKKTNELLLLESILRYTLTAGTSLDLPFTNPLLGGPELLQEINCSQICPPPPTLSNNDDVINACECRMREGRAVSMQPDNPWFLCPTVTCPPQLIPPSLSRPTRYISGNIYLHTGI; from the exons ATGAGGAAGTCAAAG GGGCTAGGACACCCCTCAAGGCAGGACCTTTCAGATGAGCCTGTGAAGGTGTCAGAAAGGACGGCTGTGTCCGAGATCAACAGCCTGCAGAAACAGTTTCGGATAGCAACGGAGAAGAGGAAGTCTTACAGTACCAAcctgaaacagcaaatacttGCCCAGGA aaaagaaatagaatctCTGACTCAAGAACAGAGAGAGGTGTCACTAAGGATAGGCCAGATCATGTCCGCGAAAAATAGGATGCTGGATGACAGAAATTGCAAAGAGGCCCAAGACCTTTTGCAGATCAGATATCAGTATGATTGTCtgattagagaaagaaaagcactgttAGCTGTCCTGGACAAGCAG atagcagagctggaaaaaaaggtTGAGAAGCAAAACCTGATAGCAAGGAAGGCGAAGCAAGCGAACTGTCAcaaacagctgcagaagcagattGACACACTGGAGATGCGTCTGTACAAT gccaatgTCCGTTTCAGTACCATCCTAGCCAAAAATAACAAGCTTCGAGAAGAGATTGAAAGTCTGCAAATCCAGAAGGCTGTTTTGGACAAGTTCTACTTCAAGCTCCATACAAAGCTGgatcagcagaagaaaaggatgAACGCTGCTGTCGAGCAAACCGCACAAGCCTACGAGCAGCT GTCAGAGGCCCAGACAAGGATTGCAGCCATGATCGAAAGGCACAGGGCAGACATTGCCCAGTACCACATTGagatgcaggagcaggagcataTCCTTGCACGGGAGAGCAAATTGAAAGCCTTCACGCTTGCCAGATTTACTGATCGCTCTGAACTGGAGGAACaggccaaaaagaaaagag ACTTGAAAGCAGCCCAGAGGGCCAAGAAGAGCCAAGGGGAGTGCTTTCAGACCCGCGAAGTGGCTTACAAACgcctgctggagctggcagaggatgGGAATGTCGACCAGCTGCTGAACAGCTTCATCGAGAAGGAGCAAAAGAGATTCGCCTGCTTCCTCTATGCCTCTGAGCTCAATGACGATgtgcagaagctgcagaggaagatCAAGGAAGTGCAG ATTGAAATTGCATCCCTCGTGAAGGGTCAGAAGCAGGCAGAGACCAAGAACTTTCGTCGCACGAAGGAACTGGAG AAAAAGCTAACGGAAACCACTGAGGAAGCCAACCGCTACGAAGACCTGTGCAAAGAGAGGAGCAAAACCCTGGGCCAGCTCAAATCCAGCATGGAAGTCCTGCTCAAAACAATCAACTGCGACACTACGGACATAAGGAAGCAGCTTGGAGAAAAAGGGGAGGTCACGGATCTGAACCTGATGAAGTATTTTG GTCTCATGGAGAAGAAGACCAAtgagcttctgctgctggagtcCATCCTGCGCTACACACTGACTGCAGGCACTTCTCTGGACCTGCCCTTCACCAACCCACTGCTGGGAGGCCCTGAGCTGCTCCAGGAGATCAACTGCTCCCAGATTTGCCCACCACCTCCCACCCTGAGCAACAACGACGACGTCATCAATGCCTGTGAGTGCCGGATGCGGGAGGGAAGGGCCGTGTCCATGCAGCCCGACAATCCATGGTTCCTATGTCCCACTGTCACCTGTCCTCCCCAGCTAATCCCACCCAGCCTGTCCCGCCCTACCAGGTATATAAGTGGGAATATATACCTGCACACAGGTATATAA
- the LOC136020786 gene encoding coiled-coil domain-containing protein 63-like isoform X2, giving the protein MRKSKGLGHPSRQDLSDEPVKVSERTAVSEINSLQKQFRIATEKRKSYSTNLKQQILAQEKEIESLTQEQREVSLRIGQIMSAKNRMLDDRNCKEAQDLLQIRYQYDCLIRERKALLAVLDKQIAELEKKVEKQNLIARKAKQANCHKQLQKQIDTLEMRLYNANVRFSTILAKNNKLREEIESLQIQKAVLDKFYFKLHTKLDQQKKRMNAAVEQTAQAYEQLSEAQTRIAAMIERHRADIAQYHIEMQEQEHILARESKLKAFTLARFTDRSELEEQAKKKRDLKAAQRAKKSQGECFQTREVAYKRLLELAEDGNVDQLLNSFIEKEQKRFACFLYASELNDDVQKLQRKIKEVQIEIASLVKGQKQAETKNFRRTKELEKKLTETTEEANRYEDLCKERSKTLGQLKSSMEVLLKTINCDTTDIRKQLGEKGEVTDLNLMKYFGLMEKKTNELLLLESILRYTLTAGTSLDLPFTNPLLGGPELLQEINCSQICPPPPTLSNNDDVINALEVPLDHDQLRQMVLQNHEKDWDNAAGTDENAAGME; this is encoded by the exons ATGAGGAAGTCAAAG GGGCTAGGACACCCCTCAAGGCAGGACCTTTCAGATGAGCCTGTGAAGGTGTCAGAAAGGACGGCTGTGTCCGAGATCAACAGCCTGCAGAAACAGTTTCGGATAGCAACGGAGAAGAGGAAGTCTTACAGTACCAAcctgaaacagcaaatacttGCCCAGGA aaaagaaatagaatctCTGACTCAAGAACAGAGAGAGGTGTCACTAAGGATAGGCCAGATCATGTCCGCGAAAAATAGGATGCTGGATGACAGAAATTGCAAAGAGGCCCAAGACCTTTTGCAGATCAGATATCAGTATGATTGTCtgattagagaaagaaaagcactgttAGCTGTCCTGGACAAGCAG atagcagagctggaaaaaaaggtTGAGAAGCAAAACCTGATAGCAAGGAAGGCGAAGCAAGCGAACTGTCAcaaacagctgcagaagcagattGACACACTGGAGATGCGTCTGTACAAT gccaatgTCCGTTTCAGTACCATCCTAGCCAAAAATAACAAGCTTCGAGAAGAGATTGAAAGTCTGCAAATCCAGAAGGCTGTTTTGGACAAGTTCTACTTCAAGCTCCATACAAAGCTGgatcagcagaagaaaaggatgAACGCTGCTGTCGAGCAAACCGCACAAGCCTACGAGCAGCT GTCAGAGGCCCAGACAAGGATTGCAGCCATGATCGAAAGGCACAGGGCAGACATTGCCCAGTACCACATTGagatgcaggagcaggagcataTCCTTGCACGGGAGAGCAAATTGAAAGCCTTCACGCTTGCCAGATTTACTGATCGCTCTGAACTGGAGGAACaggccaaaaagaaaagag ACTTGAAAGCAGCCCAGAGGGCCAAGAAGAGCCAAGGGGAGTGCTTTCAGACCCGCGAAGTGGCTTACAAACgcctgctggagctggcagaggatgGGAATGTCGACCAGCTGCTGAACAGCTTCATCGAGAAGGAGCAAAAGAGATTCGCCTGCTTCCTCTATGCCTCTGAGCTCAATGACGATgtgcagaagctgcagaggaagatCAAGGAAGTGCAG ATTGAAATTGCATCCCTCGTGAAGGGTCAGAAGCAGGCAGAGACCAAGAACTTTCGTCGCACGAAGGAACTGGAG AAAAAGCTAACGGAAACCACTGAGGAAGCCAACCGCTACGAAGACCTGTGCAAAGAGAGGAGCAAAACCCTGGGCCAGCTCAAATCCAGCATGGAAGTCCTGCTCAAAACAATCAACTGCGACACTACGGACATAAGGAAGCAGCTTGGAGAAAAAGGGGAGGTCACGGATCTGAACCTGATGAAGTATTTTG GTCTCATGGAGAAGAAGACCAAtgagcttctgctgctggagtcCATCCTGCGCTACACACTGACTGCAGGCACTTCTCTGGACCTGCCCTTCACCAACCCACTGCTGGGAGGCCCTGAGCTGCTCCAGGAGATCAACTGCTCCCAGATTTGCCCACCACCTCCCACCCTGAGCAACAACGACGACGTCATCAATGCCT TGGAGGTGCCTCTGGACCATGATCAGCTCCGTCAGATGGTTCTCCAGAACCATGAGAAGGACTGGGACAACGCTGCTGGCACGGATGAGAATGCAGCAGGGATGGAATAA
- the LOC136020787 gene encoding LOW QUALITY PROTEIN: myosin regulatory light chain 2A, cardiac muscle isoform-like (The sequence of the model RefSeq protein was modified relative to this genomic sequence to represent the inferred CDS: deleted 1 base in 1 codon), whose translation MKLFLTRDGMYLLFQPKGKEGLPPRHLLQQHWYLREAMAPKKAKKRIEGANSNVFSMFEQAQIQEFKEAFTIMDQNRDGFIDKADLRDTFAALGRLNVKNEEIDEMIKEAPGPINFTVFLTMFGEKLKGADPEETILNAFKVFDPEGKGLKSAYIKEMLMTQGERFSQEEIEQMFAAFPPDMSGNLDYKNLVHVITHGEEKD comes from the exons ATGAAGCTATTTTTAACCCGGGATGGGATGTATTTATTGTTTCAGCCCAAGGGGAAGGAGGGA TTGCCTCCGAGACACCTCTTGCAGCAGCATTGGTACCTGCGTGAAGCCATG GCACCCAAGAAAGCCAAGAAGAGGATTGAAGGTGCTAATTCCAACGTGTTCTCCATGTTTGAGCAGGCCCAGATCCAGGAATTCAAAGAG GCATTCACCATCATGGATCAGAACCGGGATGGCTTCATCGACAAGGCAGACCTGAGAGACACCTTCGCTGCACTCG GCCGCCTGAACGTGAAGAACGAAGAGATCGATGAGATGATAAAGGAGGCGCCCGGCCCCATCAACTTCACCGTGTTCCTCACCATGTTTGGGGAGAAACTCAAGG GAGCAGACCCGGAGGAGACCATCCTGAATGCGTTCAAGGTGTTCGATCCAGAGGGAAAAGGACTGAAATCTGCCTA CATCAAAGAAATGCTGATGACCCAGGGCGAGAGGTTTTCCCAGGAAGAG ATCGAGCAGATGTTCGCAGCCTTCCCTCCAGACATGTCTGGCAACCTGGATTACAAAAACCTCGTCCATGTCATTACACACGGCGAAGAGAAGGACTAA